The genome window CATATCCATCATTCGAAAATCCGACATTAACttgaaattccataaaataaaaaaggagaaaattattcaaattgttcTCCCTAAACAGCACAGTATAGGTGATTGTCTGTGTTGCTCCAAAGAGCACAAAAAGACAGACCAAGTGCCTCCAGGACATGGACATCGGAATGCATAAACCAATTATGAGAAAAGGAGGTGAGAAGAGCGGGAAATTGGAGAAATagtgtagatcaaaaattgataacagAGAGAGAGACGGAGTGACGAGTCACACTCTGCCCAAAAAAGGTGATAagcgaaactttttttcacaataaaatcGTTTGCGTATTTGGGCGTCTCTGTCTCACTTCCCGCGtctccttttcctttttccgtCAAGAGTCTCtttgtaaatttccagaattcttGAATCTTTCTCAACCTACGCATTGACGCAGTTTATATTTATTGGATGTTTGTGTGTTGTATGAGGTCAAAATAGTAAATCGCGTGGGAAACTGTCGTCACAGTTTCAAGCTGTGATACCGGTTGTCACGTGAAGAATTTGATACCTACgtcatttttgagatttgcgaGTTTTCAGTTCAAACAGTAACTGAGCCAAACAAATCATAAAATGATCTAGGCCTAAGgttaagcctacgcctaagactaagcctaagcttaagactaagcttgagcctaagtctaagtctaagtctaagtataagtccaagcctaagcctgactCTCAGCGCAAGCCTAGACCAAAGCCTACACCTGGGCCAGCGCCGTCTGCCGTTTAGGCCTAAGAAACATTTaagttcaagttttcaaactttatttttgaaactttcagcTACAAATCACATGCTATCtataacaaatttcaaataaaaaagtagaGATCAAAGTACTTAAAGCTGAAATTGTTAGGGTACAATTGATAAGAGGAGGTTGTTTTTATGGCAGCGATAATGTTAATTCCCTGAAAgttgtttgaatttccaaattaattgtttcaaTCTTCATCAGCTTCAGCCGCCCGTGACCGTTtagtttcccatttttcctcTCGAGAACTCCATTTTCTCGACTCATTTCGTAGTCGTTGTCGTCGATATAGGAATATTAGGAATAGGTCGATTCCCTGAGTACCCAGTAGTAAAACAAATATATAATTCCATGGACTTGGACCCGCAACACCGATTAGAATGAACTCGattccctgaaaatttgaattgaactgcagaaattttattttcagtagtATCTTAACTTTATCAATTTCGTCCCAAACTATATGTGGAGATGTAGTTAGTTggtaataaaacttttatagTGTCAACTCAGCAAAATTCACTTCTTTTCGTTGAAatcatattcaaaattttcaacagcgGCAAAAGTAAAACGTTaaacctaagtctaagcctaagcccaagcccaagcttAAGCCTTAGCCACAATCCAAAGcccgttttttctaaaactacagtactcacCCAAGGTAATCCCATAGCTACTTGCATGATAATCAGACCCATAACTTTCGACCAAAACTCTGCATCATAATGTGAAGTCTCCTTACTCGCCAATCCCCGCTTCGCTTGGAAGAACATTTTATAGATTGCGAAACTTGAGCAAATAACACCATTGATGATCGGCAACACAACTGGTATCACAACGGCATAGACTATGTAGTCGGGACGTACCCAACAGAAACAGTCGTCTCGTTTGAAGAATGAGGTGTCCACTAGGGCTAGTATAAGGGTAAAAGTGAATGGAACGATTAGTCCGATGCTTAAAGCAGCTGGCGGGGAAGTCATGACTCCGAAGAATAAACGAAGTTTTGGAGAAAAGAAGTGGCAAACCATGCGGAGGCCAATCAGCATGCTCATCATTATTGCACTGAAAATAGTTCGAGTTAAAATATggtaattaaaaacaaaaaaatcgcaaacCTTATCAACGAAAAATAGGACATTGCAGCAATCACAACGCAATATGTAGAAGTCCCCATTGATCTGTCATCGCCTCCTGATTGATCCATAAAGAATAGGGATAGTATgaagaacaaaaagaaaacacagTAATATGCCAGATTGACAACGTCGCCAGTTGTCGGCGCCTGCCCGCGAATGTAGATCAAAACGCGTCTTACCAGTTCCCCGCGGATGCTGAAACAGAACAATAGGTATACTGTAAATTGGTATATATTTGACTAGGAAAGCTCAAGTacgagcctaagcctaagcctgagcataaatctatgcctatgcctaagcctaagccaaaaccTAGAcccaagcttaagcctaacCCTAACCCTAGAcccaagcttaagcctaagccttatcCTAAGCCTAGACCTCTCAAAAACCACTTACTAAAACATCAATCCGATTAGAATCAGTAACAACAGACAAACTATGGAAGCTCCATTGACAGAGTACCCAATTATAGTCAGTGGCATACTGCAGACGTATTCGGCATTCGGTTGTGAATAaaccaaaactgaaaagtcAGTTAAATGCTCGCAGGAGGCGGTGACTATCCCATCCGAGCCAACTTCCGTGTCACATTTCTGCTGGAGTTCCCATTCCTGAGTCCCTGTGTTGAACCAGGAGACGATGGTGTTGCCGTGCAACGGTCttgacatctgaaaattcagttttgataagaaattggGGGTTTCAGGCTATTTTGACAAACCTGTCCAACATTAAACTGCAGCTTAGCCATCACGGGTGCAGCTCCAACTAGTTTGCTCATTCTGCTAATAAATGCACCTTGATCCCCACCAATGATTGACGCAGAGAGCACCGGGGTGCCAAAAGGAATCGAGATCTGCTCTGAGCATTTTGATGGAGCCGGAATTTGAcctactgaaaatttctcacatCTTTACTTTTGGCgccaaaataccaaaaaacctACTATCATCAGTGTTATTATTCCCAGTATCTCTTTTGTACCTTGCTCCAGCTTCTTCCATTGCTGGATCATCTTCCTCCTCATCATCCTCCTCACTACTCGAGCCATAGTTTCGATACTTTTGCGGTCCACTGAACAGCTTCTGGTGTCGGTAGATCGTGAAAAACACATGAGAAACTTGCTCCCCACTGCCACTGCAAACCTGATCCAACGGGACTATGATCGAGTTTTCCTTGGTTGCAGTCAATCGGTTAGTGTCGTTGAGCGGGGCAAAACCAAAATCCGGGCCATAGTCAATTAGGCCGTCATCTGTGGTTATGCTCTGGAAgcttgaaatttcgatttgcACCAGATTCCTGGTTTCAGTTATCAACTTGGAGGACGCAGGCGACATAAAATATGTGTGGGTGTAATTGGTCAATCGCAGATTTCagacctacagtacccctacagtacccccacagtagctaaccctacagtaactcGACAGAAGCCTCTGAGAGCTGTTTTTATAACCCCTAACGGCCTTACCTTACAGTCAACTTTTTTCGCATTGAATCCCAAATTCCTCCCATTTAAATATTGTACGAAATGATCTTTTGTGTTCATCACCATTGGCCTCAGCAATGCCAAGAGCCTATAATCCTTTGACTGCCCATTTCGTATCTCTCTTCGATGAGCATTGAGAACTTGATCCATGTTTGCAAGGATTTGCTGGGCGTTCTAAAGAATCCACCctaatttggaaaatccaaaGTATAAAAGTACCTCCGCAGAAATTCCGGCTAGATTTGCAGAGTTGTGTAGAATCTTTGTTATGTCCCGAATTTGAGTCCGATTCAGGTTTTCACCTTCACTGGAGTAGTGATAGGTCTCGTTGAGCACTCGAGTGACGTTGTTTAAGCCAACTCCGGTCTGGAATCTTTAGAAAACTTATAATACAAGTTGATCTTAGCTTACATCTGAAATGTCCTTCAGAGAAGGGAAACTTGTAGTGGGTACCGGTGTAGACGTTGTCTGGGTTGTTGGTATCGTAGTCTCATCCAGTTCCTTCCACCATTTCTGAGATCCCTGGCGACTGAAAACTACCTAATTCAAGTCAAATTTCTTTATAGCTGTCCCTAACTCACCAAACCCCATCGCTTGCTCCCGTACAGTTTAACCTTGCACTTCTACAACTGCAGACTGAATCGATTAGGTCTTGATCTAGAGCTGTGGTAGTACTGATACAGTCGTGATATTCTGATAGACCATCTTCGCAACCGAGAACCACGATTCTTGGTATATCAGTGTACTCGAAATCGAAAAGATCGAGGACTTGCTCCCCGCGGTAGATTGTGACGTTTATGGATTGTCCCTTCATGAATGAGCCatcgcattttttgtttttgcatcTGGAATATTACTTTGCCAGCATGCGTAAATATTGAGTGAGTTTTACTTAGAGCTCTGAGCTTAGAGCTTAGAGCTCATcttgcgaaaaaaattcggaaaaaaactcactttaaaTTCCCCACCATCACATCGAAATAACTCTGCGCAGAATTGTCCACTTTAATCGAATATTCACATTCCTCCGGGGAGCATGTCATAATTGATGTGAATTTTACTTCCTTCATGGAATTATTCTTCCCCTCTACCAATGATATGTCGAATAGGAAGTGATTTCTAACATCGTCTTGGGTAGTAGTAGACGGTGGTGTGGTGGTGGTTACTGTAGATGTCGATGGTGAGCTTGTGGTTACGGTAGTTGAGGTTATGGTAGTTGAAGTTATGGTAGTTGAGTTTACGGTGGACGTGGAGTTCGCTTCGTCATCTTGCCACCAGATTAGGGAGCCCAAAGTGCTGGAATTTGTGAATTTAGGTGTGAACTTTAACTCAATCCTTGCCCAACTCTTGTACACGTTTAAAATGGCATAAGTCAAGTTTAGGCTGAATTTAGAAGAAGCCTAGTCTTTCCCAAGTTTTGCAGAAACTTACCATATTCCTTGTGGCACATTGTCGTCACAAAGATTTGCATTTCCTTTGCAAACACACAAATTATCGTTGAAATAAGTCTGCCCCACATTTGAATTCGTTGGATATTGAAGACACGTCGAGTCATCTGCGCTGCCGATCTTATGCATAACTTCGCATCCCACCATAATTAACTTCGGTGTATCACTGAACTGAAATTCTATCAAATTCAAATGCTGTCCTAATCGATGAACAGTCAGCATATCGTCCAGCTCTCCCCGATTCAGCACACCCTTACAAGAATTGATGCAAGGATCTCCGTTCATTTGAAACGTGAAGTAATCTGGGCTTCCAGTGTAGGTCAGCACTTCGTAATGACAGATTGTACGTTGGCAGCTCATTTTAGTGGAGACTGTGAAGTTGTCGTTATGTGCGTTCTGATTTGTGAGCTCTTCGGTGAAGGTCATTTCAACGTCTGTTTCGATGATTGGGGAGGCTGTAGTGATTGTTGGGAGGCCGATCGGTTGCCACCATATCGGATTTCCgaatgaactgaaaaattaaagggATAGTGTGGATTTTAAGTGAGTTAAGTAAGTTATTGCATCTGACAAGAAAAATTACTCTAGGAAATGCCCTCCCACGATATGACCAACTTGTGCGCAGATCTTGGTCAGTCAAAACTCACCATGGGGAAAGCATCGAAATTTGATTACACGTCACATTTGTCCCCTGGCACGTACAAAGTGTATCCATATCGTTTGAAGTTTTAATGCACTTTCCCGGCTCAAGCCACCCATCATCGCAATATACCATTGTCACAGATTTATAATTCAATTGTATCAAGTCCAAAATCTCGTTACTTTTCCGTATGTAGACATGAGCACCTTCTTGATTTGTGAACGAGGACTCACAGGTTTGCTggcaactgaaattttcacttaaaaattttggcgaaacTAGAATCGATATACTCACATTTGGTTGTTCACATAAACTCCAAAGTATTCCGAGTTatcatttgaaacttttaactGATATGTGCAAGTTCTGTCGTTGCAAAGTAGATAAGTATTAATAGACAATTGATATATTGTTCCAGCCAATGTTATCTCGGAGAAGTTTGTGTCGAACGTCATTAGGTAATATCCATCGGTGGTAGATGGTGACGAGGCGGTGTTTCTCGGGTCTATAGGTTTCCACCAAGTTGGTGAGCCATCAGAGCTGGAAAAGGCACGCGAGTAGGCAGAGTATCCCTAGTTAGTTTCTCGTGGCAAAACGGGACTTATGTTAGAAAGTTTAAGATATTGAGTTTCGCGCCGTAATTTCTGTAGAATAACTGTTGCTATTTAAAGCTAGAACCCCCAAAAGATTGTTCCAggtcatttttataaaactacagtaaaactacagtactcctacagtacccctgaaGTACTACTACAAAATTGATGTTTGTCTTCAGAAGCTTATATTAAGCTTTGGTTAGTGGAGGTATAGGATTttggtactgtagtagtacccGCAATATGTCGGCCGTTCTTTGAAGCCTTACCATCCACCAGTTCTCGTATCTGCATCACATTTCATACTGGTCCCCTGACAGATACAAACGTTGTCATCCCTTTGTATTATATTATCATAGTAATTGGCTTTCTCACAAATCCCAAAGTTAACCATTCCGAAAGAGCAACCGAGCACGACTATGTTGGGCATATAGTCATTTTGTAGGTCGAACAGATCCAATTGCTCTCCGAGTCGGGTTACGGTAACTCGGACTGTTTCTCCTTGCGCAAAGGTACTAGAGCATACTGAGCCAGGGCATCTGGAAATGTCTTTAGTgctttttcacagttttataGGACTCCACTCACTCCACACCATTAACCAAAATAGTGTAATAAACTTGAGCATAGTCCACAACTGCGATAGAATATTGACAAGTAGTTGTAGTCGTGCAATTCATGAATGCAGTGATAGTCACATTATGATCATTGTGGGGGTCGTCATAAATCACTCCTTCAGATAGCAAAAAAGTCACGTCGAAAACGTTAGGATCTCTGACAGGATAAGCTGTTGTAGTATGGACAGCAGGGACGAGTGAGGTGGAAGTTGTGTCGTCGATCCACCATGTAGGGGTGCCTCCTATACTGAAATGGAGGTAGTGAGATGAAATTTGGATTGGAACACTCAGGATTCTAGTAAGCCTTCCGACAAGTTTTGTTTGAGCCAGTTATTATTATGGTGCAACTTTAGTGCTCAACTTTggcagcttatatctcggttcatttttaaaatttccgcgAATTTTTTACTACAAAGCTACTaggaataaattgaatttttgataaattcaacTATAACCGATATATGTATATGCTGACAAAAACTCACCAATTTCCAATCTGTGTCTGATAGTCACATGTAACCTGATTCCCCTGACAACTGCATACTGTATCGTCGTAATACTCAAAGTCTATAACTGGATTTGTAACAGTCCGCAGACACGTGTCAAATAGCAATAGGCCGGCGTTACATCCGAGAATCGAGATTTCCGGCTTCTCGTCTATCCATTGATAGGAGAACATGTTCAAGTGTTGGTCGCCGCGTCTCACAAGAATTGGTACAATTTCGCCTTTGACAAAATTTCCCGAGCAGGTTCCCAGCTGGCATCTGAAAGTTGTCAGTGTGAAAAGAAATGATTagcctttgaaaaaaaaactaacgcTAAAGTTCCAATGTGTATAGTGTAATAATCAGGTGCATAATTTGAGATTGTACTTGTAAACTCGCAGGACTCGCCCTCGCAGCTCAAATGTGCACTCAAAATCACATCTTTCGTACTTCCCCCCTTGGTTTTTCCTTCTTTCAGTGAAATATTCACATCTTCCAATAGAAACGTGAATGGTTTTGGAGTATTTGTAGTGCCGCCGGCGGCGACGCTTGTGGTTTTATCAGTAGTGCCTGTGGCCGCATTCCACCACGTCACTGTTCCAGATGCACTGGAAATAATGATATCATTGTTGGGGGGAAGGTGGACGGGATTATATACTTTAACTTTCAGTTGGAATTTACATTTACTGAAAACAACTCGGGTACTGTATTCTGCACCAAGGAGTTCACATCTAGTTTTGTTTGGCCTACAGAAAATGCGGTAAATTTGTGAGTCACGGACATCGGACCgcattttttggagatcaatgtttttttttaccgcGACGCAACCGCAACGCACGGCcagaagttgacttttttcaattgtcaAATACTTACCACTCTCCCTTAATCGATTGATCTGCACTGCAATAGGATGACTGTGAATTTGCACAGAAACACACTTGGTCCCACTGATCCTCGGCCGTGTCTGTGATTCTTGTACATGTCCCGTCGTTGAAAAATCCCGTCTCACATCCCAAAAGCACCACGTTTGGATCCTGTTTGAActccaaatcaaaaattcggaGTACGTTTCCGTTGATCGCGTTGTGAACAGTCACATTGACATTGTTGCCCCTCTCGAAAGAATCTACACAGCTCTCGGCGAggcatctgaaaaatggaaaagttagacaaaaaatttgatagatGGCATTATACGTTTcaccaaatttccaaaaaattaaactattgGTTTTGGAAATGAGTTCAATTCTACCACAcggtcaaattaaaaaaaaaatttcaaaataaataaggAAAAAAGGTTAagtcagtaaaaaaaataggtcacgttaaaaagtaggtcatgacccactttttaagtaggtcaagttaaaaagtaggtcatgacccaCTTATTAAGTTGGTCGaattaaaaagtaggtcatgacccaCTTTTTAAGTAGGTCAAGTTAGAAAGCAGGCCATGACCCACTTTTTAAGTAGGTCaagttaaaaagtaggtcatgactcACTTTTTAAGTAGGTCAAGTTAAAACGTAGGTCATGACCCACATTTTAAGTAGGTCaagttaaaaagtaggtcatgacccactttttaagtaggtcaagttaaaaagtaggtcatgacccaCTTTTTAAGTAGGTCAAGTTAAAAAGTAGGCCATGACCCACTTTTTAAGTAGGTCaagttaaaaagtaggtcatgacccactttttaagtaggtcaagttaaaaagtaggtcCCACTTTTTAAGTAGGTCAAGTTAGAAAGCAGGCCATGACCCACTTTTGAAGTAGGTCaagttaaaaagtaggtcatgacccaCTTTGTAAGTAGGTCaagttaaaaagtaggtcatgatcCACTTTTTAAGTAGGTCAAGTTAGAAAGTAGGTCacgttaaaaagtaggtcatgatcCACTTTTTAAGTAGGTCAAGTTAGAAAGTAGGTCacgttaaaaagtaggtcacgTTAAAAAGTAAGTCCGTAACAGAATCGCCCAATGTCCCGAAAGAAGTGTTTTGAATATAATATACATAGCCTACTGCTTTCCCTTTGTCTACTGCtttgattcaaatttcgaaatacaTTTTCTATCAAACTTCCTGTCATAACCATTCATATTTATGTATGGTTTTTCAAGCTTTATATACAGAACATTTTTAagcaaatatatatttcaaacGCAAACACCCACAGACATGATTCCCAACTTACTGCTTGTTATtaatcaaaactttgaacacATTCCAGGCGTAATTGTTGATAGTAATCTGATATGCACAATTGTCCGCTCCACATTCCAGATTTACAAAGAAAACAATATacttttgattgaaattatcTAGTTCTGATGGTTGCTCGGTTAGCGTGACGGTGAAGCCCAAATTTTGAGCAGTTACGGAGCTTGATATCAGAAGTATTGATAGAAGAGTTGAACGCATTccattcagaatttttttcaagattttcctaaaaaaataaatatgactgatttaaaataaaaaaagttggaaaaaaaactgaaaaaagactAAAACTTCAAGTGTTAAGGCGTAGATAATCTAAGAAGAGGGAAAAAGAGTGATAAGTGATAAGAAAGCTGCAAGGCTTTAATAATGATAAGGTTCCTATTAAGGTCCTTTTTATGTTTATTGAAGAGGAAGAGAAAGGGTGTGAGAAATAGGCAGGAAAAGCTTCTCTCCACTGTACTGATGATACGGGAGGCTGGCAGACAGGCGGGAGAGGCGTTGAAATGATATGAGTCATTCTTACCTTTTGATATTGTGGCAGAAACCTGACATATTTGGTAGGCAGGTATTACTTTTGCCTACAGGCATCTAGGCAGGCATGTACGAGCCTGCTGGCGTACCGACTTTTCAGAGAAAACATATAATTCCctacattttgccaaaattttagaGCTCTAACTCTAATTTCACACAAGTTATAACCTGTTGTAACTTCGTTCATACTTATCGCTTTGAGACGAAATTTTACGAGTCTACTGATAATGTTGAGCTCTACCGATTGAGCAAtttaaatatcgaaaaaaaaaatctttttagaatttcaagtATTTGGTATTGCTCGCATTCTGGGtgtttttccccgaaaaaaacatttcttatcaaaaaaatttacttccGAAAAAAAGGTGATTCCCTCATCAACATTTCTTGAAGCTCATACAAACCAATCTTTCCAGGTTCAAagtaaaattagaatttcaaggaaaaaagTGTTGATAGTGTAGGTCTGAAACTCACAAAAGTAAACGTGCACTTTTGATATGATAACGATTTGTTGGgggtttttgaacaaatatttccaaaacgTAAAGGTCAAGTTTATGTTGTGTGCCTTGTAGGGTATGGCAAAGGAAATTTGCCATAAGCCTAAAAAATAGGGTTCCAGTAACGCTTAACTCATTTtaccaaaactacagtaaccctacagtattcttACAGTATAagtctgaataaaaaatctgaaacccTTTTCTAATGCTCTCGTTTTTCAGTGTCCGTGACTCTCAACTCACCGACTATGACATCAGCGATTTTCATGCTCATGATGAGCCACACTATCACACTGTGCTCACTCCTCAGCAGCTTCAGCAGAACCAGCAGCAACACCAACAACCAAGTGCAATAGATCGTCGCCGCACCACAGCCGACTCCGATGACTATGTGAAAGTCTCAGAGCCAATCTACGACTATCCACCCAAAGGACATGAAGCTCCCGTAGCCGAGCCGAAGCGTATCAGTCCAACAGAAGCTGCTCAACTCCAGGAGCTCTATCAGGAATACGACTTAGGGCTGGATCTTCCGGGTGTTGCACCGATTCAAGGAGTCGCGAAGCCACCCGTTCAGCAGCGTACACCGCTTCAGATTCAGCAGCAGGtagttcaaaatgttcagaatcAGCCGAACATGATGGCTCGTCAGAACTCGGTGCCAGAGTCCCCGAGAACTGTGATCAATGTTCCTATCAGTCGTAAAACTGATGTTCCTATTCAAGTTCAGCAGCAACAGAATCAGTTCTCCTACAACGTGCCAATCCAGGTAAAGGATGATCCTCGCAACCTGGCAACCGCTGATCTTTTCGTGCAAGATGCTCAGGAATACGTTGCTCATCAGCAGAACCAACAAGATAAGGGATCCTTTGTAATGGAGGAGGAGATGTTGAGTCTTCACGAACCGGAGACCGGAAGCAATAAGAAGAAGTTGACGCCAAAGAATCCATCATTTGAAGCCACAAGTCGGCAGGTCAGAACTAACGATGTCTTCGAGAGAATTGAGCACGATGAGCACGATGATATGACTTATGCTCCGGAAATTCAATCCGTAGAGATTCCACCAGATCAGATGAGTGAGACCAGTGAGAATATGATTGACTATTTCGATAAGGTGGCGGCGGAGTCGGAGCAGCAGATTCAACGTGAGTCTATATTTGTTATGTGGCATGAGGTGAGGTACGCAGTGAGGTACGAGATGAGGTACAAGGTGAGATACGATGTGAGGTCTGGGGTGAGGTGCGAGGCGAGGCAGGAGGTGAGGTACGAGGCCAGGTACTATGCGAGGTATGAGGTGAGGGGCGAGATGAGGTACTAGGCGAGGTGGGAGGCATGATATGAGGTGAGGTACGAGCTGAGGTACAAAGTGGTTTCAAACAagtgtaaaaattttcagaccttCAAGAACAGCAGAACACACTCAAAAAGCAACAGGTAATTTTAGaatccaacattttttgttcaaaaatttcagaattttctatgttttacTCCTCATTTCCCGCTATCCTTGTGTTttgtcttttcttttttatattttctcataagttgtttttttcttttcaatttcagattaacTTTTGTCATTCTAATCAATTTgtgtcaattttttagatagaGACGAGTATTCCCGACTCATCGCTGTTGAAGCCCGTCGGTAGGGTAAGCTactttttttattggatttaaTATATCTTACCCATTTTTTGTCCcattatttttcttgatttcgcATGAACTGTATCGATGGTGACCACGTGTTTGATGTCTTTGGTCCGAGAAATTTTACCccgaaatgaaaattttgtttttgagggAATTGTGCTGGAAGGAGGATTTCTAAATTGGAGTTACTTAGTCTAATATGCGCGGCTGCGTCGCGCTTAagctgaattttcaaagtgatGTAACTCGCCTCCCAGTAGctcaatttatttgaaatttttggagtatGTCACTGAGATTTAGAACTTTTCAACTTCCCAGCCAATTTCTTTAACACTATGTTAATTTATTTCCAAAGCTTTCAAATTTAAGGCTCCACAAATCTTGCCAGCTTTTGGAAACCGTATCTCAAGCAACTCATCCCTAGGATCCGCCGGCCGATCCGGAAGTGGAGTGAGCAGTAGTGATGTCTATCCATACCGGCATCTCCGGAAGCAGAGCTCACTTCTATCAGTACTTGGAGTCACTTCAATGCAAGAAATGCTCTTGGCAATCACCTCTCTCGATTCTTTGTCAGAGGCCATGAGAAAAgcgggtctcgaaacg of Caenorhabditis elegans chromosome II contains these proteins:
- the mth-1 gene encoding GPS domain-containing protein (Confirmed by transcript evidence) → MRSTLLSILLISSSVTAQNLGFTVTLTEQPSELDNFNQKYIVFFVNLECGADNCAYQITINNYAWNVFKVLINNKQCLAESCVDSFERGNNVNVTVHNAINGNVLRIFDLEFKQDPNVVLLGCETGFFNDGTCTRITDTAEDQWDQVCFCANSQSSYCSADQSIKGECASGTVTWWNAATGTTDKTTSVAAGGTTNTPKPFTFLLEDVNISLKEGKTKGGSTKDVILSAHLSCEGESCEFTSTISNYAPDYYTIHIGTLACQLGTCSGNFVKGEIVPILVRRGDQHLNMFSYQWIDEKPEISILGCNAGLLLFDTCLRTVTNPVIDFEYYDDTVCSCQGNQVTCDYQTQIGNCIGGTPTWWIDDTTSTSLVPAVHTTTAYPVRDPNVFDVTFLLSEGVIYDDPHNDHNVTITAFMNCTTTTTCQYSIAVVDYAQVYYTILVNGVECPGSVCSSTFAQGETVRVTVTRLGEQLDLFDLQNDYMPNIVVLGCSFGMVNFGICEKANYYDNIIQRDDNVCICQGTSMKCDADTRTGGCSDGSPTWWKPIDPRNTASSPSTTDGYYLMTFDTNFSEITLAGTIYQLSINTYLLCNDRTCTYQLKVSNDNSEYFGVYVNNQICQQTCESSFTNQEGAHVYIRKSNEILDLIQLNYKSVTMVYCDDGWLEPGKCIKTSNDMDTLCTCQGTNVTCNQISMLSPCSFGNPIWWQPIGLPTITTASPIIETDVEMTFTEELTNQNAHNDNFTVSTKMSCQRTICHYEVLTYTGSPDYFTFQMNGDPCINSCKGVLNRGELDDMLTVHRLGQHLNLIEFQFSDTPKLIMVGCEVMHKIGSADDSTCLQYPTNSNVGQTYFNDNLCVCKGNANLCDDNVPQGICTLGSLIWWQDDEANSTSTVNSTTITSTTITSTTVTTSSPSTSTVTTTTPPSTTTQDDVRNHFLFDISLVEGKNNSMKEVKFTSIMTCSPEECEYSIKVDNSAQSYFDVMVGNLKCKNKKCDGSFMKGQSINVTIYRGEQVLDLFDFEYTDIPRIVVLGCEDGLSEYHDCISTTTALDQDLIDSVCSCRSARLNCTGASDGVCRQGSQKWWKELDETTIPTTQTTSTPVPTTSFPSLKDISDTGVGLNNVTRVLNETYHYSSEGENLNRTQIRDITKILHNSANLAGISAENAQQILANMDQVLNAHRREIRNGQSKDYRLLALLRPMVMNTKDHFVQYLNGRNLGFNAKKVDCKSITTDDGLIDYGPDFGFAPLNDTNRLTATKENSIIVPLDQVCSGSGEQVSHVFFTIYRHQKLFSGPQKYRNYGSSSEEDDEEEDDPAMEEAGARYKRDTGNNNTDDIGQIPAPSKCSEQISIPFGTPVLSASIIGGDQGAFISRMSKLVGAAPVMAKLQFNVGQMSRPLHGNTIVSWFNTGTQEWELQQKCDTEVGSDGIVTASCEHLTDFSVLVYSQPNAEYVCSMPLTIIGYSVNGASIVCLLLLILIGLMFYIRGELVRRVLIYIRGQAPTTGDVVNLAYYCVFFLFFILSLFFMDQSGGDDRSMGTSTYCVVIAAMSYFSLISAIMMSMLIGLRMVCHFFSPKLRLFFGVMTSPPAALSIGLIVPFTFTLILALVDTSFFKRDDCFCWVRPDYIVYAVVIPVVLPIINGVICSSFAIYKMFFQAKRGLASKETSHYDAEFWSKVMGLIIMQVAMGLPWGIEFILIGVAGPSPWNYIFVLLLGTQGIDLFLIFLYRRQRLRNESRKWSSREEKWETKRSRAAEADED